A window of the Streptomyces sp. NBC_00250 genome harbors these coding sequences:
- a CDS encoding non-ribosomal peptide synthetase, whose product MSHQHSVQAPAVDIDAYNSTAVRLPEGALHELFAAQAARTPDAVALVCGDRELSYRALDSAATALAHRLRDRGVRPGDGVGLFQDRSLAYVVAVLAVLKAGGAYVPLDPRQPEERRAFILADTGAVLLLTDRDEREVAFAGDLPVLRLTDDVTVPERDEVAALDVAVHPDQLAYVMYTSGSSGTPKGVANTHRNVVELALDPWWGSGSGERHRRVLAYSPPAFDSSTYELFVPLLSGGTAVVLTTPKIDIAELGEALVEQEITAVYFTTALFDAMASEAVESLAGLSEIWTGGDVLSPVALRRVLDACPGTSVVHAYGPTESTVFCSFQAFGPGERTVERLHLGVPMANTRMYVLDGGLRPVVPGVVGELYVAGSHLARGYVGRSALSAERFVADPFGPAGERMYRTGDLARWNEFDEIVFEGRADQQVKLRGFRIELGEIETVLVEHASVAQAAVIVREDRPGDKRLVAYVVPASDRRVDTHALHGHTVARLAEYLVPSAFVELAELPLTANGKLDRRALPAPALGGSGGRAPRTPAEEVLCGLFADALGVPAVSIDDDFFLLGGHSLLATRLVGRIRTALATGLSLPDFFQSPTVAGLARRIASGTDQAPRPVLTVTGRPDDDLPLSAAQRRLWFLDQMEGPSATYNIPLAVHLTGTVDQEALRQALGDVIARHEVLRTSYPVHEGEPHQHIADPDEVTVPLTVAAVTEDELPARLAEETAHLFDLAAELPLHVVLLELTPTRSVLVLVVHHIASDGWSNTPLMRDLGAAYTARTQGAAPDWEPLPAQYADYALWQRDLLADQEESQLAHWREALAQLPTEVTLPTVRPRPVVASYRGATHTVHCPAETHQALSTLAREHGVTLFMVAQAATTALLSRSGAGTDIPLGSLVAGRTDEAVEDLVGFFVNTLVLRTDASGDPTFRELLDRVRETDLAAWAHQDLPFDRLVETLNPERSAARHPLFQVMLTLAEAAEAAPRLPGVRTETRQLSAGIAKFDLTVNFYEHRDRVGHPNGLDIVLEYATDLYDPDTVEAAGERLARVLDAVIADPDVKIADIELLSTAQRHALLADYNDTAVRLPEGALHELFTAQAARTPDAVALVCGQREVTYRELDRASDAFAVRLAERGVRPGAAVGLFLDRSPEFVVAVLAVLKAGGAYVPLDPRQPEERLAFILADTGAPLLVTDRPSRDVGFAREVDTLPAPDVRALLDEDVAATPERVTHPDQLAYVMYTSGSSGVPKGVANTHRNVVELALDPWWGSGERHRRVLAYSPLAFDSSTYELWVPLLSGGTAVVLRAPKVDIGELARAIVEQEITAVYFTTALFDAMASEAVESLSDLEEIWTGGDVLSAPALRRVLESCPGTSVVHAYGPTESTVFCSFQAFGPGERTVERLHLGVPMANTRMYVLDGGLRPVVPGVVGELYVAGSHLARGYVGRSALSAERFVADPFGPAGERMYRTGDLARWNEFGEIVFEGRADQQVKLRGFRIELGEIETALLAHDSVARAAVIVREDRPGDKRLVAYVVPAPGTRIDTDGLRRHCAQRLAEYMVPSAFVELDVLPLTANGKLDRRALPAPRLGTGPGGRQGRTPVEEVLCGLFADALGLPAVSIDDDFFRLGGHSLLGTRLVSRIRHTLGAQVSVRDLFRCPTVAGLAEFLADVDAGADGQGRRPALAAGVRPERVPLSAAQRRLWFLDQLEGASATYNIPLAVRLTGTLDADALRLALTDVVGRHEALRTVFPAEQGTPHQVVVPAAEVRLDLPVIPATGEALPAVLRDLSATTFDLARELPVRADLVRLADDEHVLLLVTHHIASDGWSNTPLMRDLGAAYTARVEGAAPDWAPLPVQYADYALWQQALLAADEERQLDHWREALDRLPEEATLPADRARPATASYRGASLTVQCPADLHTALTRLARENGTTLFMVAQAATAVLLSRSGAGADIPLGSPVAGRTDEAVEDLVGFFVNTLVLRTDVSGNPTFRELLERVRATDLAAWAHQDVPFDRLVETLNPERSAARHPLFQVMLSVTDAAGPVPRLPGLRAESEFTALDIAKFDLTFTFHEHRAADGGPAGLGVTVEYATDLYEAASVSAVTARLVRLLEAAAGAPDVPIGDLDVLAADERTRLLDTWHGTPHSRPAASLPQLFAVQVARTPEAVAVTLGGERLTYAELDRRANRLAHRLIAEGVRPGSRVVLFLERSLEAVVAILAVVKAGAVYIPLDTRYPADRIELIVRMSGGSLFVTDRDSSDIELPPGARAMTIHQSSADMPDTDPEVDVHPEQLAYAMFTSGSTGVPKGVAVTHRNIAELAAETRFTGDAHRRVLLHSPLAFDATTYELWTPLLSGGTVVVAPPGLLDTAALAAVLAKESVTGMFLTVGLFQLVAEEDPGAFAGLGEVWTGGDVVPPNAVRRVMEACPDLTVFNVYGPTETTTFATSHPLHRPFDYTGALPIGRPLDNTRLYVLDEHLGLLPAGVQGELYIAGTGLAQGYLDRPALTAERFVADPYGPPGSRMYRTGDLVRWSPEGEIEYLGRADQQVKLRGFRIEPGEIESALAAHDSVAQAAVIVREDRPGDKRLVAYLVGHAGTAPAPDPDLLRTHADGLLPDYMVPSAFLVLDALPLTSNGKLDRRALPAPPAATVSTGRQPRNPREEVLCGLFADVLGVPAVTIDDDFFRLGGHSLLATRLISRIRTALGAELPVPALFENPNVAALAERLDRAETARPKLRPMRRMGASQ is encoded by the coding sequence ATGTCTCACCAGCACTCCGTCCAGGCTCCCGCCGTCGACATCGACGCGTACAACAGCACCGCCGTGCGGCTCCCCGAGGGCGCCCTGCACGAGTTGTTCGCCGCCCAGGCCGCACGGACGCCGGACGCCGTGGCGCTGGTGTGCGGGGATCGCGAACTCAGCTACCGCGCGCTGGACTCGGCCGCCACGGCCCTGGCCCACCGGCTGCGGGACCGGGGCGTACGGCCCGGCGACGGCGTCGGCCTCTTCCAGGACCGCTCCCTCGCCTACGTCGTCGCTGTCCTCGCCGTCCTCAAGGCGGGCGGCGCGTACGTGCCGCTCGACCCGCGCCAGCCGGAGGAGCGCCGGGCGTTCATCCTCGCCGACACCGGAGCCGTACTCCTGCTCACCGACCGCGACGAGCGGGAGGTGGCCTTCGCCGGCGACCTGCCCGTGCTGCGGCTGACGGACGACGTGACGGTTCCGGAGCGGGACGAGGTGGCCGCGCTCGATGTGGCCGTCCATCCGGACCAGTTGGCGTACGTGATGTACACCTCGGGTTCGAGCGGTACGCCGAAGGGTGTGGCGAACACCCACCGGAACGTGGTCGAGCTGGCGCTCGATCCGTGGTGGGGGTCGGGGTCGGGGGAGCGGCACCGCCGGGTGCTCGCGTACTCGCCGCCGGCCTTCGACTCCTCCACCTACGAGCTGTTCGTGCCGCTGCTGAGCGGCGGGACCGCGGTCGTCCTGACCACCCCCAAGATCGACATCGCCGAGCTGGGCGAGGCCCTCGTCGAGCAGGAGATCACCGCGGTGTACTTCACGACGGCCCTCTTCGACGCGATGGCGTCGGAGGCGGTCGAGTCGCTCGCCGGACTCTCGGAGATCTGGACGGGCGGTGACGTCCTGTCACCGGTGGCGCTGCGGCGGGTCCTCGACGCCTGCCCGGGTACGTCGGTGGTGCATGCGTACGGGCCGACGGAGTCGACGGTGTTCTGCAGTTTCCAGGCGTTCGGGCCGGGTGAGCGGACGGTGGAGCGGCTGCATCTGGGTGTGCCGATGGCCAACACCCGGATGTACGTGCTCGACGGGGGTCTGAGGCCGGTGGTTCCCGGGGTGGTGGGGGAGTTGTACGTCGCCGGCAGTCATCTGGCCCGGGGGTATGTGGGCCGGTCCGCGCTCAGTGCCGAGCGGTTCGTCGCGGATCCCTTCGGTCCCGCAGGGGAGCGGATGTACCGGACCGGGGACCTGGCCCGGTGGAACGAGTTCGACGAGATCGTCTTCGAGGGGCGCGCCGACCAGCAGGTGAAGCTCCGCGGTTTCCGCATCGAACTCGGCGAGATCGAGACGGTACTGGTGGAGCACGCCTCCGTGGCGCAGGCCGCCGTGATCGTCCGCGAGGACCGGCCCGGCGACAAGCGACTCGTCGCCTACGTCGTCCCCGCCTCGGACCGACGCGTCGACACCCACGCCCTCCACGGCCACACCGTCGCCCGCCTCGCCGAATACCTGGTCCCCTCCGCCTTCGTCGAACTCGCCGAACTCCCGCTGACCGCCAACGGCAAGCTCGACCGGCGCGCCCTGCCCGCACCGGCCCTCGGCGGCTCCGGCGGAAGGGCACCCCGTACGCCCGCCGAAGAAGTGCTGTGCGGACTGTTCGCCGACGCCCTCGGGGTGCCCGCCGTCTCCATCGACGACGACTTCTTCCTCCTCGGCGGACACTCCCTGCTCGCCACCCGCCTCGTCGGCCGCATCCGCACCGCCCTGGCCACCGGCCTCTCCCTGCCCGACTTCTTCCAGAGCCCGACCGTCGCCGGGCTCGCCCGGCGGATCGCCTCCGGCACCGATCAGGCCCCGCGCCCCGTGCTCACCGTCACCGGCCGGCCCGACGACGACCTCCCGCTCTCGGCCGCCCAGCGCCGACTCTGGTTCCTCGACCAGATGGAGGGCCCGTCCGCCACCTACAACATCCCCCTCGCCGTACACCTCACCGGCACCGTCGACCAGGAGGCCCTGCGGCAGGCACTCGGGGACGTGATCGCCCGCCACGAGGTCCTCCGCACCAGCTACCCGGTGCACGAGGGCGAACCGCACCAGCACATCGCCGACCCCGACGAGGTGACCGTGCCGCTCACCGTCGCCGCCGTCACCGAGGACGAGCTGCCCGCCCGGCTCGCGGAGGAGACCGCCCACCTCTTCGACCTGGCCGCCGAACTCCCCCTGCACGTCGTGCTCCTGGAACTCACGCCGACCCGGAGCGTGCTCGTACTCGTCGTCCACCACATCGCCTCCGACGGCTGGTCGAACACGCCCCTCATGCGGGACCTCGGCGCCGCCTACACGGCCCGCACCCAGGGCGCGGCGCCCGACTGGGAGCCGCTGCCGGCCCAGTACGCCGACTACGCCCTGTGGCAGCGGGACCTGCTCGCCGACCAGGAGGAGAGCCAGCTCGCCCACTGGCGCGAGGCGCTCGCCCAGCTGCCCACCGAGGTCACGCTGCCCACCGTCCGGCCCCGCCCCGTCGTGGCCTCCTACCGCGGCGCCACCCACACCGTGCACTGCCCGGCCGAGACCCACCAGGCGCTCAGCACCCTGGCCAGGGAACACGGCGTGACCCTGTTCATGGTCGCGCAGGCGGCCACCACGGCCCTGCTGTCCCGCTCCGGGGCGGGCACCGACATCCCCCTCGGCTCACTCGTCGCCGGGCGCACCGACGAGGCGGTGGAGGACCTCGTCGGGTTCTTCGTCAACACCCTCGTGCTGCGCACCGACGCCTCGGGCGACCCGACGTTCCGGGAACTCCTCGACCGGGTCCGGGAGACCGACCTGGCCGCCTGGGCCCATCAGGACCTGCCCTTCGACCGGCTCGTCGAGACCCTCAACCCCGAGCGCTCCGCCGCCCGTCACCCCCTCTTCCAGGTCATGCTCACCCTGGCCGAGGCCGCCGAGGCCGCGCCGCGGCTGCCGGGCGTGCGCACCGAGACCCGGCAACTGAGCGCGGGCATCGCCAAGTTCGACCTCACCGTCAACTTCTACGAGCACCGCGACCGGGTCGGCCACCCCAACGGCCTGGACATCGTCCTGGAGTACGCCACCGACCTGTACGACCCCGACACCGTCGAGGCGGCCGGCGAACGGCTCGCGCGGGTCCTGGACGCCGTGATCGCCGACCCGGACGTCAAGATCGCCGACATCGAACTGCTCTCCACGGCGCAGCGCCACGCCCTGCTCGCCGACTACAACGACACCGCCGTACGGCTCCCCGAGGGTGCGCTGCACGAGCTGTTCACCGCCCAGGCCGCACGGACCCCGGACGCCGTGGCGCTGGTGTGCGGGCAGCGGGAGGTGACGTACCGCGAACTCGACCGCGCCTCGGACGCGTTCGCCGTCCGCCTGGCCGAGCGCGGTGTCCGGCCGGGTGCGGCCGTCGGTCTCTTCCTCGACCGGTCGCCGGAGTTCGTGGTCGCGGTCCTCGCCGTCCTCAAGGCGGGCGGCGCGTACGTGCCGCTCGACCCGCGCCAGCCGGAGGAGCGCCTCGCGTTCATCCTCGCCGACACGGGCGCGCCTCTTCTCGTCACCGATCGTCCGTCCCGGGACGTGGGGTTCGCGCGGGAGGTGGACACGCTGCCGGCCCCTGACGTGCGGGCGCTCCTCGACGAGGACGTCGCAGCGACGCCCGAACGGGTGACCCACCCCGATCAGTTGGCGTACGTGATGTACACCTCGGGTTCGAGCGGTGTGCCTAAGGGTGTGGCGAACACCCACCGGAACGTCGTGGAGTTGGCGCTGGATCCCTGGTGGGGGTCGGGGGAGCGGCACCGCCGGGTCCTTGCGTACTCGCCTCTCGCGTTCGACTCGTCGACGTACGAGCTGTGGGTGCCGCTGCTGAGCGGCGGCACGGCGGTGGTGCTGCGGGCGCCGAAGGTCGACATCGGCGAGCTGGCGCGGGCGATCGTCGAGCAGGAGATCACCGCGGTGTACTTCACGACGGCCCTCTTCGACGCGATGGCGTCGGAGGCCGTGGAGTCGCTGTCGGATCTGGAGGAGATCTGGACGGGCGGTGACGTGCTGTCGGCGCCGGCGCTGCGGCGGGTGCTTGAGTCCTGCCCGGGTACGTCGGTGGTGCATGCGTACGGGCCGACGGAGTCGACGGTGTTCTGCAGTTTCCAGGCGTTCGGGCCGGGTGAGCGGACGGTGGAGCGGCTGCATCTGGGTGTGCCGATGGCCAACACCCGGATGTACGTGCTCGACGGGGGTCTGAGGCCGGTGGTTCCCGGGGTGGTGGGGGAGTTGTACGTCGCCGGCAGTCATCTGGCCCGGGGGTACGTGGGCCGGTCCGCGCTCAGTGCCGAGCGGTTCGTCGCGGATCCCTTCGGTCCCGCCGGGGAGCGGATGTACCGGACCGGGGACCTGGCCCGGTGGAACGAGTTCGGCGAGATCGTCTTCGAGGGGCGTGCCGACCAGCAGGTGAAGCTCCGCGGTTTCCGCATCGAACTCGGCGAGATCGAGACCGCGCTTCTCGCCCATGACTCCGTGGCGCGGGCCGCCGTGATCGTCCGCGAGGACCGGCCCGGCGACAAGCGACTCGTCGCCTACGTCGTCCCCGCGCCCGGGACCCGCATCGACACCGACGGTCTCCGTCGGCACTGCGCGCAGCGGCTCGCCGAATACATGGTCCCCTCCGCGTTCGTCGAACTCGACGTCCTCCCGCTGACCGCCAACGGCAAGCTCGACCGCCGCGCCCTGCCCGCACCCCGGCTCGGCACCGGACCCGGCGGCCGGCAGGGTCGTACCCCCGTCGAGGAGGTGCTGTGCGGGCTGTTCGCCGACGCCCTCGGACTGCCCGCGGTCTCCATCGACGACGACTTCTTCCGCCTCGGCGGACACTCCCTGCTCGGTACGCGGCTGGTCAGCCGCATCCGGCACACACTCGGTGCACAGGTGTCCGTACGGGACCTCTTCCGCTGCCCCACCGTCGCCGGACTCGCGGAGTTCCTCGCCGACGTCGATGCCGGTGCCGACGGTCAGGGCCGACGCCCGGCCCTGGCGGCGGGCGTACGGCCCGAGCGGGTGCCGCTGTCCGCCGCCCAGCGGAGGCTCTGGTTCCTCGACCAGCTGGAGGGTGCCTCGGCGACGTACAACATCCCCCTCGCCGTACGCCTCACCGGCACCCTCGACGCCGACGCGCTGCGGCTGGCCCTGACCGACGTCGTCGGGCGGCACGAGGCGCTGCGCACCGTCTTCCCCGCCGAGCAGGGCACACCCCACCAGGTCGTCGTGCCGGCCGCCGAGGTACGGCTAGACCTGCCGGTCATCCCGGCGACGGGCGAGGCGCTGCCCGCGGTGCTGCGCGACCTGTCCGCCACGACCTTCGACCTGGCCCGCGAACTGCCCGTCCGCGCCGACCTGGTGCGGCTCGCGGACGACGAGCACGTCCTGCTCCTCGTGACCCACCACATCGCCTCCGACGGCTGGTCCAACACGCCGCTCATGCGGGACCTCGGCGCCGCCTACACGGCCCGCGTCGAGGGCGCGGCACCCGACTGGGCGCCGCTGCCCGTCCAGTACGCCGACTACGCCCTCTGGCAGCAGGCGCTGCTCGCCGCCGACGAGGAGCGGCAGCTCGACCACTGGCGCGAGGCGCTCGACCGGCTCCCGGAGGAGGCGACGCTGCCCGCCGACCGGGCGCGCCCGGCCACCGCCTCGTACCGCGGCGCCTCCCTCACCGTCCAGTGCCCCGCGGACCTGCACACCGCGCTCACCCGACTGGCCCGCGAGAACGGCACGACCCTCTTCATGGTGGCGCAGGCGGCCACCGCGGTCCTCCTGTCGCGCTCCGGCGCCGGAGCCGACATCCCGCTCGGCTCACCGGTCGCCGGACGGACCGACGAGGCCGTCGAAGACCTGGTCGGCTTCTTCGTGAACACGCTGGTGCTGCGCACCGACGTCAGCGGCAACCCGACCTTCCGGGAACTCCTGGAGCGGGTGCGGGCCACCGACCTGGCTGCCTGGGCGCACCAGGACGTTCCCTTCGACCGGCTCGTGGAGACCCTCAACCCCGAGCGCTCCGCCGCCCGTCACCCCCTCTTCCAGGTCATGCTGTCGGTCACCGACGCGGCCGGTCCCGTGCCGCGACTCCCGGGCCTGCGAGCCGAGTCGGAGTTCACCGCCCTCGACATCGCCAAGTTCGACCTCACGTTCACCTTCCACGAGCACCGGGCGGCCGACGGCGGCCCGGCCGGCCTCGGCGTCACCGTCGAGTACGCCACCGACCTCTACGAGGCGGCCAGTGTCTCGGCCGTCACCGCCCGTCTGGTCCGGCTCCTCGAAGCGGCGGCAGGCGCCCCCGACGTACCGATCGGAGACCTCGACGTCCTGGCCGCCGACGAGCGGACGCGGCTCCTCGACACCTGGCACGGCACCCCGCACTCCCGCCCGGCCGCCTCGCTGCCGCAGCTGTTCGCCGTGCAGGTCGCCCGCACCCCCGAGGCCGTCGCCGTCACTCTGGGCGGGGAGCGGCTGACGTACGCGGAACTCGACCGGCGCGCCAACCGGTTGGCCCACCGGCTGATCGCCGAGGGGGTGCGACCCGGCTCGCGGGTCGTCCTCTTCCTCGAACGTTCCCTGGAAGCCGTCGTGGCGATCCTCGCCGTGGTGAAGGCGGGCGCGGTGTACATACCGCTGGACACCCGCTATCCGGCGGACCGCATCGAGCTCATCGTGCGGATGTCCGGCGGGTCCCTGTTCGTCACCGACCGCGACTCATCGGACATCGAACTCCCGCCGGGCGCACGGGCGATGACGATCCACCAGTCCTCGGCGGACATGCCCGACACCGATCCCGAGGTCGACGTCCACCCCGAGCAGCTCGCCTACGCGATGTTCACCTCCGGATCGACCGGTGTGCCCAAGGGCGTCGCCGTCACCCATCGCAACATCGCCGAACTGGCCGCCGAGACCCGGTTCACCGGCGACGCCCACCGCCGCGTCCTGCTGCACTCGCCGCTCGCCTTCGACGCGACGACGTACGAGCTGTGGACACCCCTGCTGTCCGGCGGCACGGTCGTCGTCGCCCCGCCGGGCCTGCTCGACACGGCGGCGCTCGCCGCGGTCCTCGCGAAGGAATCGGTCACCGGAATGTTCCTGACGGTGGGCCTGTTCCAGCTGGTCGCGGAAGAGGATCCGGGGGCGTTCGCGGGGCTCGGGGAGGTGTGGACGGGCGGGGACGTGGTGCCGCCGAACGCGGTACGCCGAGTGATGGAGGCCTGCCCGGACCTGACCGTGTTCAACGTCTACGGTCCGACGGAGACGACGACGTTCGCGACGTCCCACCCCCTCCACCGGCCCTTCGACTACACGGGAGCGCTGCCCATCGGCCGCCCCCTCGACAACACCCGCCTGTACGTCCTCGACGAACACCTCGGCCTGCTGCCCGCCGGCGTCCAGGGCGAGCTGTACATCGCCGGTACCGGACTCGCCCAGGGCTACCTCGACCGGCCGGCGCTCACCGCCGAGCGGTTCGTCGCCGACCCGTACGGGCCGCCGGGTTCACGGATGTACCGGACCGGGGACCTCGTCCGCTGGTCGCCGGAGGGCGAGATCGAGTACCTGGGGCGGGCGGACCAGCAGGTGAAGCTGCGCGGGTTCCGCATCGAACCCGGGGAGATCGAGTCCGCCCTGGCCGCCCACGACTCCGTGGCGCAGGCCGCCGTGATCGTCCGCGAGGACCGGCCCGGCGACAAGCGCCTCGTCGCCTACCTCGTCGGACACGCCGGTACCGCCCCCGCACCGGACCCCGACCTGCTCCGCACCCACGCCGACGGGCTCCTGCCCGACTACATGGTCCCGTCCGCCTTCCTGGTCCTGGACGCCCTGCCGCTGACCTCCAACGGCAAACTCGACCGCCGCGCCCTGCCCGCACCGCCCGCCGCGACCGTCAGCACCGGCCGGCAGCCGCGCAACCCGCGCGAGGAAGTCCTGTGCGGGCTGTTCGCCGACGTTCTCGGCGTCCCCGCCGTCACCATCGACGACGACTTCTTCCGCCTCGGCGGGCACTCGCTGCTCGCCACCCGGTTGATCAGCCGGATCCGCACCGCCCTCGGGGCGGAACTCCCCGTCCCCGCCCTCTTCGAGAACCCGAACGTGGCCGCCCTGGCCGAGCGACTCGACCGCGCCGAGACCGCGCGACCCAAGCTGCGGCCGATGCGCCGGATGGGAGCCTCCCAGTGA
- a CDS encoding glutamate synthase-related protein yields MSTALVADGFPEEQVRLRARHGAGAVFPAEAGYGTGLLGAASPAGAGHDPDDVLERIRIVPPVFMPERLKKLIDLAREPLYSDVELDTVIGGFTSRLPLYVSAFGSTRVASHDLGEAAGRQAGALGIPLVIGENVVPVNGYRSAGEAGASPLLGRIAAYAEAADDEHGGVVVQQSTEDADAEVWNLVYSDPVTEPLLATGRLAFELKVGQGAKPGLGGLTLLGREAAGQVAEQYSLDEVFGAGSDQVLRVASPGTFTEEILRQQIRLMRNNFPRARVWVKLHPGRDVAHAAATAWAAGADSVTVDGAEGGTAWAPTGFLTHVGLPLADCLRRVGRTDHCLLASGRMWEGTRAVKALALGARAVGLGRAALLAVDEDREAGLTRLVEALALELRMLTSAVGKYHVSGLHPEDLLLPDRWEQAPAPLGAARPA; encoded by the coding sequence GTGAGCACCGCACTCGTCGCGGACGGCTTCCCCGAGGAGCAGGTCCGGCTGCGCGCCCGGCACGGTGCCGGAGCGGTGTTCCCCGCCGAGGCGGGCTACGGCACCGGGCTCCTCGGCGCCGCGTCCCCCGCAGGGGCCGGGCACGACCCGGACGACGTGCTTGAGCGGATCCGGATCGTGCCGCCCGTGTTCATGCCCGAGCGGCTGAAGAAGCTCATCGACCTCGCCCGCGAACCCCTCTACAGCGACGTCGAACTCGACACCGTCATCGGCGGGTTCACCAGCCGACTGCCGCTGTACGTGTCGGCCTTCGGGTCCACCCGGGTCGCCAGCCACGACCTCGGCGAGGCCGCGGGACGCCAGGCCGGAGCGCTCGGCATCCCCCTGGTCATCGGCGAGAACGTCGTCCCTGTCAACGGCTACCGCAGCGCCGGCGAGGCCGGCGCCTCCCCGCTGCTCGGCCGGATCGCCGCCTACGCCGAGGCCGCCGACGACGAGCACGGCGGCGTCGTCGTCCAGCAGTCCACCGAGGACGCCGACGCCGAGGTGTGGAACCTCGTCTACAGCGACCCGGTCACCGAGCCCCTGCTCGCCACCGGCCGTCTCGCCTTCGAGCTCAAGGTCGGCCAGGGCGCCAAGCCCGGTCTCGGCGGGCTCACCCTGCTCGGCCGCGAGGCGGCGGGCCAGGTCGCCGAGCAGTACTCGCTCGACGAGGTGTTCGGCGCCGGCAGCGACCAGGTGCTCCGGGTCGCCAGCCCCGGCACCTTCACCGAGGAGATCCTGCGCCAGCAGATCCGCCTCATGCGCAACAACTTCCCCCGCGCCCGGGTGTGGGTGAAGCTCCACCCCGGCCGGGACGTCGCCCACGCCGCGGCCACCGCCTGGGCGGCCGGCGCGGACTCCGTCACCGTCGACGGTGCGGAGGGCGGCACCGCCTGGGCCCCCACCGGCTTCCTCACCCATGTCGGCCTGCCGCTGGCCGACTGCCTGCGCCGCGTCGGCCGCACCGACCACTGCCTCCTCGCCAGCGGACGCATGTGGGAGGGCACCCGCGCCGTCAAGGCCCTCGCGCTCGGCGCCCGCGCCGTCGGCCTCGGCCGCGCCGCGCTGCTCGCCGTCGACGAGGACCGTGAGGCGGGCCTGACCCGTCTCGTCGAGGCCCTCGCCCTCGAACTGCGGATGCTGACCAGCGCGGTCGGCAAGTACCACGTGAGCGGCCTGCACCCGGAGGACCTGCTCCTGCCGGACCGGTGGGAGCAGGCCCCGGCGCCGCTCGGCGCCGCTCGGCCGGCCTAG
- a CDS encoding asparagine synthetase A: MTVTVIIAEAVDEALLPFPASPDAHLTDPLTRATLRVQSHMLTATRAFLTARGFQELLPPIIGPVTDPGIRGSKQVDVDFYGHKYKMMTSAILYKQASLLAFDKIFYIAPNVRLEPLETAVTHRHLAEFHQIDVEIRDARREDAMDLAEQLVSHVVGEVLATMPAELDLLGRDADALREVLVGAFGRVGHRQATAELIGLGHPQDPAAEIDWQAEEIVSARADRPFFITDYPKGSRGFYDKENAEQPGVLRNFDLIAPEGYGELASGSEREHDYATLVTRMRETGENPAKYGWYLDLARRGIPASSGFGIGLERFTRYVTGRQAAWQASAYPKLPGVVSA; encoded by the coding sequence ATGACCGTGACCGTCATCATCGCCGAGGCCGTGGACGAGGCACTCCTGCCGTTCCCGGCGTCGCCCGACGCGCATCTGACCGATCCGCTCACCCGGGCGACCCTGCGGGTGCAGAGCCACATGCTCACCGCCACCCGCGCCTTCCTGACCGCCCGCGGCTTCCAGGAGCTGCTGCCGCCCATCATCGGTCCGGTGACCGACCCCGGCATCCGGGGCTCCAAGCAGGTGGACGTCGACTTCTACGGCCACAAGTACAAGATGATGACGAGCGCGATCCTCTACAAGCAGGCCTCGCTGCTCGCCTTCGACAAGATCTTCTACATCGCGCCCAACGTCCGGCTCGAACCCCTAGAGACGGCCGTGACCCACCGCCACCTCGCCGAGTTCCACCAGATCGACGTGGAGATCCGCGATGCCCGCCGCGAGGACGCGATGGACCTCGCCGAGCAGCTCGTCAGCCATGTCGTCGGCGAGGTCCTCGCCACCATGCCGGCCGAACTCGACCTGCTCGGCCGCGACGCCGACGCCCTGCGCGAGGTGCTCGTCGGAGCCTTCGGCCGCGTCGGCCACCGGCAGGCCACCGCCGAGCTGATCGGCCTCGGCCACCCCCAGGACCCCGCCGCCGAGATCGACTGGCAGGCCGAGGAGATCGTCTCCGCCCGCGCGGACCGCCCCTTCTTCATCACCGACTACCCCAAGGGCTCCCGCGGCTTCTACGACAAGGAGAACGCCGAACAGCCGGGTGTCCTGCGGAACTTCGACCTCATCGCACCCGAGGGGTACGGCGAGCTGGCCAGCGGCAGCGAGCGGGAGCACGACTACGCCACCCTCGTCACCCGGATGCGGGAGACCGGCGAGAACCCCGCCAAGTACGGCTGGTACCTGGACCTGGCCCGCCGCGGCATCCCCGCCAGCTCCGGTTTCGGCATCGGCCTGGAGCGCTTCACCCGCTACGTCACCGGACGGCAGGCCGCCTGGCAGGCCAGCGCCTACCCGAAGCTCCCCGGGGTGGTGTCGGCGTGA